In the Mastacembelus armatus chromosome 17, fMasArm1.2, whole genome shotgun sequence genome, one interval contains:
- the LOC113134744 gene encoding RING finger protein 212B-like, which produces MDWFHCNQCFVKTASAFAVSSCGHICCEACIKSKQCSVCGASCTYLPITDEMKPQEKVFFKDPVKLIKSRLEHISQIAHFQRTQMERVTTHFKHKSADLERHLKEVTEQSYRHLSELKRENAVLEKQLSQLKMETAELQKPLSQRRVSPGQFQTNGRQRMSLPVAVTSPVTPRSSSVSHLGSAGSQGWARDRGLFPLTTPGSATSISSHSSLHEHVHRTPMLFNTPTRTPRQTPVFQFMSGLSVLSPRR; this is translated from the exons ATGGACTGGTTCCACTGTAACCAGTGCTTCGTTAAGACAGCTTCTGCGTTTGCTGTGTCCAGCTGTGGTCACATCTGCTGCGAGGCATGCATCAAATCTA AGCAGTGCAGTGTATGTGGGGCCAGCTGCACTTATCTGCCCATCACTGACGAG ATGAAGCCACAGGAAAAGGTGTTTTTCAAGGACCCTGTGAAGCTCATCAAGTCACGGCTGGAGCACATATCACAG ATTGCACATTTCCAACGGACACAGATGGAGAGAGTCACAACGCACTTCAAGCACAAATCAGCTGACTTGGAAAGACATCTGAAGGAAGTCACTGAGCAGAGCTACAG GCATCTCTCTGAGCTGAAAAGAGAGAATGCTGTCTTAGAAAAGCAGCTTTCACAGCTGAAGATGGAGACTGCTGAATTACAAAAGCCACTTTCTCAAAGGAGG GTTTCTCCTGGACAGTTTCAAACAAATGG TCGTCAAAGGATGTCACTTCCTGTGGCTGTCACCTCCCCAG TTACTCCGCGTTCAAGTAGTGTCAG TCACTTAGGTTCAGCAGGGTCCCAGGGGTGGGCCAGGGACAGAGGTCTCTTCCCTCTCACA aCTCCTGGATCAGCTACTTCTATTTCTAGCCATAGTTCACTTCATGAACATGTACACA gaaCACCCATGTTGTTCAACACTCCTACAAG AACTCCACGTCAGACTCCTGTTTTTCAGTTCATGAGTGGATTATCAGTACTGTCACCCAGGCGTTAA
- the homeza gene encoding homeobox and leucine zipper encoding a, whose translation MATYNEHNGRNGLFMGIKDSIKGKITKADSKDFRHSANSAVNNSSGVASFTTNHNSVVCLPLVSEGLKLVWTQSDQTSELDTIPELVQAFNLFPYPSSREVNTLARVCALPLDKVKVWFMVQRIKYGISWSSEEIEETRRKLAVPELYDDSTETNEEAKISCKTTVCEELIIEDKDSDEVEGALPSFTPKKPKCESPDSYKPAKSTVPCFSSTLPPPQDSYFYRPPADTQASTPTDVSLDLSESSSQQHRHGRYKKSKAQLAALRKSFLRENWPAEAELRRLQEETGLSRNDIRKWFSDSRYQLRVGRGSLAAAQAYSQHTSVGGKHDQQIQPLPLINQKTRQNNGVKSHEGARSNGIRNSHFFQTFLSNSLEAFGEKTTEAEGSDVIEDLSGDGDSFKDEEQSDDQPLQLIKTCKIEPDVPQEGILKTSPYSSPSGSPPLTASPNKLLSNSIGTSKKSAHSAKTSPSQTPLQASTSKSSAGRPRKTKEQLDVLKQHFLRCQWPKSEDYTELVKLTGLPRADVIQWFGDTRYAVKNGQLRWVKQVRDQFLAELAVQQSSSGLSNGSGSGTSARVGGSRKRKSQRNGTSTDSPDTQPLVTYYLSTGSLHEKDLDSLCKKSKMSYQQVRDWFAAQDVGEGDQEPVITD comes from the coding sequence ATGGCAACCTACAATGAACATAATGGCAGAAATGGATTATTTATGGGCATCAAGGATTCTATTAAAGGGAAAATAACAAAGGCAGACTCCAAGGATTTTCGCCATTCTGCCAACTCAGCTGTAAACAACTCAAGTGGTGTGGCTAGTTTCACCACTAACCACAATTCTGTTGTGTGCCTGCCTCTGGTGTCAGAAGGACTGAAATTGGTATGGACACAGTCGGATCAGACCAGTGAACTTGACACAATCCCAGAGCTGGTCCAAGCCTTTAATTTATTTCCATACCCATCATCTCGTGAGGTTAACACCCTGGCCCGGGTATGTGCCTTGCCACTGGACAAAGTTAAGGTTTGGTTTATGGTGCAGAGAATTAAATACGGTATTAGCTGGTCCTCAGAGGAGATAGAGGAGACACGGCGGAAGCTGGCAGTACCTGAACTTTATGATGActccacagaaacaaatgaggaAGCCAAAATATCTTGCAAGACCACAGTTTGTGAGGAACTGATAATAGAGGACAAGGATAGCGATGAAGTGGAGGGTGCTCTCCCCAGCTTTACCCCCAAGAAACCAAAGTGTGAGTCACCGGATTCCTATAAACCAGCAAAATCCACTGTCCCATGTTTCAGTTCCACTCTTCCACCCCCTCAGGATTCATACTTCTACCGCCcaccagcagacacacaagcCAGTACACCAACCGATGTCTCCCTTGACCTTTCAGAGTCATCCTCACAACAGCACCGTCATGGGCGCTACAAAAAGTCTAAAGCTCAGCTCGCTGCTCTTCGGAAGAGTTTTCTGAGAGAGAACTGGCCTGCAGAGGCAGAGCTAAGACGTTTGCAGGAGGAAACTGGGCTGAGCCGCAACGACATTCGTAAATGGTTCAGTGACAGCCGTTACCAGCTTAGGGTAGGCCGGGGAAGCCTGGCAGCAGCCCAGGCCTATTCTCAACACACTTCTGTGGGAGGTAAACATGATCAGCAAATCCAGCCTCTTCCACTTATTAATCAAAAGACCCGTCAGAATAATGGTGTGAAGAGCCATGAGGGAGCCCGTAGCAATGGTATTAGGAATTCACATTTCTTTCAGACCTTTTTGTCAAACAGCCTGGAAGCCTTTGGGGAAAAAACTACTGAAGCAGAAGGATCTGATGTTATAGAGGATCTTTCTGGTGATGGGGACAGTTTTAAAGATGAGGAACAAAGTGACGATCAACCCTTACAATTGATCAAGACCTGCAAGATTGAGCCAGATGTTCCACAGGAAGGTATATTAAAGACCTCTCCCTACTCTTCCCCCTCTGGCAGCCCACCACTGACAGCCTCACCTAATAAACTGCTTTCAAACAGCATCGGTACATCAAAGAAGTCTGCCCATTCAGCCAAAACCAGTCCCTCACAAACACCCTTGCAGGCTTCCACATCAAAATCTTCTGCTGGGCGACCAAGAAAAACCAAGGAGCAGTTAGATGTGTTAAAGCAGCACTTCTTACGCTGCCAGTGGCCCAAAAGTGAAGATTACACAGAACTAGTGAAACTTACAGGTCTACCCCGGGCAGATGTTATTCAGTGGTTTGGTGACACACGGTATGCTGTTAAGAATGGCCAGCTGCGATGGGTAAAGCAGGTCCGTGACCAGTTCTTGGCAGAACTGGCTGTCCAGCAAAGTAGCAGTGGTTTAAGTAATGGAAGTGGCTCTGGGACATCTGCTCGAGTTGGGGGTAGCCGCAAACGAAAATCTCAGAGAAATGGAACAAGTACAGATTCACCTGATACCCAGCCACTGGTAACATATTATCTCTCAACAGGCTCACTACATGAAAAAGACCTAGACTCTCTATGCAAGAAATCAAAAATGAGCTACCAGCAAGTGCGAGATTGGTTTGCAGCTCAGGATGTTGGGGAGGGTGACCAAGAACCTGTTATTACTGACtga
- the dhrs1 gene encoding dehydrogenase/reductase SDR family member 1: MSLSGWVCVVTGASRGIGRGIALQLSEAGATVYITGRQEKTLKQTAAEVKERGGNCVPVVCDSTKDEDIEGLFERIKCEQNGRLDILVNNAYAGVQSIFGSTGKKFWEIDPSIWDSINNAGLRGHYFFSVYASRMMVAQGQGLIVTISSIGGLRYLFNVPYGIGKAACDRMAADMAVELKNRGVVSVSLWPGAVQTELVSQFILEKDSPSDLKNVFASGETTELSGKCIVKLAKDKNLMSLTGKVLMTCDLARRYGIQDIDGRSVTDFTSIKFLLSRVPYLSWLSWVVPSFIRLPRFVLTLTSSRF; this comes from the exons ATGTCCCTGTCTGGCTGGGTGTGTGTAGTAACAGGTGCCTCCAGAGGCATTGGCAGGGGAATAGCTCTCCAGCTGTCTGAGGCAGGAGCCACCGTCTACATCACGGGGCGCCAGGAGAAGACTCTGAAACAAACGGCTGCAGAG GTGAAGGAGAGGGGTGGGAACTGTGTGCCAGTTGTCTGTGATTCAACAAAAGATGAAGACATTGAAGGACTGTTTGAGCGGATCAAATGTGAACAGAATGGCAGGCTGGATATCCTGGTCAACAACGCCTATGCTGGAGTGCAG AGTATTTTTGGGAGCACGGGGAAGAAGTTCTGGGAAATCGACCCATCTATCTGGGACTCTATCAATAACGCAGGCCTCAG ggGCCACTATTTCTTCTCAGTTTATGCTTCCCGGATGATGGTGGCTCAGGGTCAAGGTTTGATAGTCACCATTTCATCCATAGGAGGCCTGCGGTATCTCTTCAATGTGCCATATGGTATTGGAAAAGCCGCA TGTGACAGGATGGCAGCAGACATGGCTGTTGAGCTGAAAAATCGGGGGGTGGTTTCTGTCAGCCTGTGGCCAGGAGCGGTACAAACAGAGCTGGTGTCTCAGTTTATACTGGAGAAAGATTCACCAAGTGat ttgaaaaatgtatttgccaGTGGAGAAACCACAGAACTGAGTGGGAAGTGCATTGTCAAACTGGCAAAAG ATAAAAATCTGATGTCTCTGACTGGAAAAGTTCTAATGACTTGTGACCTGGCAAGGCGCTATGGGATACAAGATATCGATG GGAGAAGTGTAACTGATTTCACTAGTATAAAATTCCTCCTGAGTAGGGTCCCATATCTGTCCTGGCTCTCATGGGTTGTCCCGTCATTTATTCGGCTGCCACGCTTTGTGCTCACCCTGACAAGTAGCCGCTTCTAA